The genomic window TGGCGAGTACGGCACCACCTGTGCCCGCGTGGGCTGCATGCCGTCGAAGCTGCTGATCGCCGCCGCCGAGGCCGCCCACGAGGCGCGCCACACCGCCCCGTTTGGCGTCCATGTCGATGGCCCGGTGCGCGTGGACGGCCGCGAGGTCATGCAGCGCGTGCGCAGCGAGCGCGACCGCTTTGTCGGCTTCGTGGTGCGCGGCGTGGAGAATATTCCCGAGGCAGACCGCCTGCGCGGCCACGCCTACTTCATCGACAACACCATCCTGCAAGTAGGCAGCGACACCGTGGTGCGCGCCAGCCGCGTGGTCATCGCCACGGGTTCGCGCCCGGCCGTGCCGCAGCCGTTCGCGGTCTTCGGCGACCGCCTGATCATCAACGACGACGTGTTTGCCTGGGATGACCTGCCCGCCAGCGTGGCGGTCTTCGGCCCCGGCGTGATCGGGCTGGAACTGGGCCAGGCGCTGTCCCGGCTGGGCGTGCGGGTGCGCGTGTTCGGCGTGGGCGGCGGCGTGGGCCCGCTGACGGACCCGGACGTGCGGGCCTATGCCGCACAGGCGTTCCAAGGCGAATTCTCGCTGCTGCCCGACGCGAACGTCGTCGACATGCGCCGCGAAGGCGACGAGGCCGTGCTGACGTTCGACGACGAGACTGGCACCAGGGTGACCGAACGCTTTGCATACGTGCTGGCCGCCACGGGCCGCCGGCCGAACGTCGATACGCTGCAGATCGAGAACACTGCCCTGGTGCTGGACGCCCGCGGCGTGCCGGTCTTCGATCCGGTGACGCTGCAGTGTGGCGACGCGCCCGTGTTCATCGCCGGCGACGCCAACAACGTGCTGCCGCTGCTGCACGAGGCCGCCGACGAGGGCCGCATTGCCGGCGAGAACGCCGCGCACTGGCCCAAGCTGCGCCCGCTCAAGCGCCGCGCGCCCATCGCCGTGGTGTTCTCGGACCCGCAGATCGCCATGGTCGGCAAGCGCTTTGCCGACCTGACCCAGGGCAGCTTTGTCACCGGCGAGGTCAGCTTCGAGGACCAGGGCCGCAGCCGCGTGATGCTGAAGAACCGGGGGCTGATGCACGTGTACGCGGACCGCGCCACGGGCCGCTTCCTGGGGGCCGAATGGATGGGCCCGCGCGCCGAGAACATCGCGCACCTGCTGGCGTGGTCGTACCAGCAGGGCCTGACCATCGCCGACATGCTGGCGATGCCGTTCTACCACCCGGTGGTGGAAGAGGGCCTGCGCACCGCGCTGCGCGATGCCCAAGCGCAGCTGACGCAACTCAAGGCCGCGGCCTGATCGCAGCGTGACGGGGCAGGGCGGGGCTGGGCGGGGCGGTGGGGCGGGAATCTCCGGCCGCCCGGCCGATCGAACGGCCTATGGAACCGACTCCCGTCCCCCGTTTTTCCTTGTCCCGCTGGATCGCGCCGGCGCTGCTCGTCGCCATCGCCTGGGCCGCGTGGCCGTGGCTGGCGCCGGCCATCGACCGGATGATCTACGCGGCCCGGCTGTCCGCGCAGCCCGCGCCGACGTCGCTGCCCGTGCCGGTGCAGGGCGTATCGCGCAAGGCGCTGCGCGATACCTGGGGCGGCGCCCGCAGCGGGGGCCGCAAGCACGAAGGCATCGACATCTTCGCCAGCCGGGGCCGGCCGGTGCTGTCCGCCACCGAGGGCATCGTCACGCGGGTCGGCACCAACCGGCTGGGCGGCAACGTGGTCTGGGTGATGGGGCCGGGGCGGCAGATGCACTATTACGCCCACCTGGACGGCTACGCGCCGATCCGCGCCGGCGACCGCGTGGCGCCCGGCACCCCGCTGGGCTACGTCGGCGACACCGGCAACGCGCGGGGCACGCCGCCGCACCTGCACTACGGCGTCTATGGCGCGGGCGGCGCGATCAATCCCTATCCGCTGCTG from Cupriavidus pauculus includes these protein-coding regions:
- a CDS encoding M23 family metallopeptidase; protein product: MIYAARLSAQPAPTSLPVPVQGVSRKALRDTWGGARSGGRKHEGIDIFASRGRPVLSATEGIVTRVGTNRLGGNVVWVMGPGRQMHYYAHLDGYAPIRAGDRVAPGTPLGYVGDTGNARGTPPHLHYGVYGAGGAINPYPLLTASP
- a CDS encoding dihydrolipoyl dehydrogenase, translating into MKTIQTDVAVIGAGTAGLAAYRAAIEAGKRAVIIEGGEYGTTCARVGCMPSKLLIAAAEAAHEARHTAPFGVHVDGPVRVDGREVMQRVRSERDRFVGFVVRGVENIPEADRLRGHAYFIDNTILQVGSDTVVRASRVVIATGSRPAVPQPFAVFGDRLIINDDVFAWDDLPASVAVFGPGVIGLELGQALSRLGVRVRVFGVGGGVGPLTDPDVRAYAAQAFQGEFSLLPDANVVDMRREGDEAVLTFDDETGTRVTERFAYVLAATGRRPNVDTLQIENTALVLDARGVPVFDPVTLQCGDAPVFIAGDANNVLPLLHEAADEGRIAGENAAHWPKLRPLKRRAPIAVVFSDPQIAMVGKRFADLTQGSFVTGEVSFEDQGRSRVMLKNRGLMHVYADRATGRFLGAEWMGPRAENIAHLLAWSYQQGLTIADMLAMPFYHPVVEEGLRTALRDAQAQLTQLKAAA